Proteins encoded by one window of Streptomyces clavuligerus:
- a CDS encoding endonuclease V → MTIIEVPEGWPADEREARAVQDALRARVSLDEAGPRPGVGAVTGVDVAYDDDRGLVAAAAVVLDAETLAVVEEATAVGRVAFPYVPGLLAFRELPAVLAALGALRSAPGLVVCDGYGLAHPRRFGLAAHLGVLTGLPAIGVAKNPFVHAHGELGPRRGDTAPLRADDGTELGRALRTQQGVKPVYVSVGHRVSLDNACAHTLRLAPRYRLPETTRLADRRCRDALTAALTRPADPGSADPVRGVV, encoded by the coding sequence ATGACGATCATCGAGGTGCCCGAGGGGTGGCCCGCGGACGAGCGGGAGGCGCGGGCGGTCCAGGACGCGCTGCGGGCGCGGGTCTCCCTGGACGAGGCGGGGCCGCGGCCCGGCGTCGGCGCGGTGACCGGGGTGGACGTCGCCTACGACGACGACCGGGGCCTCGTCGCCGCGGCGGCGGTCGTGCTGGACGCGGAGACCCTGGCCGTCGTCGAGGAGGCCACCGCCGTGGGCCGGGTCGCGTTCCCCTATGTCCCCGGGCTGCTGGCGTTCCGGGAGCTTCCCGCCGTCCTCGCCGCGCTGGGGGCCCTGCGGTCCGCGCCGGGGCTCGTGGTCTGCGACGGCTACGGCCTGGCGCACCCGCGCCGGTTCGGACTCGCCGCCCACCTCGGTGTCCTGACCGGGCTGCCCGCGATCGGGGTCGCGAAGAACCCGTTCGTCCACGCCCACGGCGAACTCGGCCCGCGCAGGGGCGACACGGCCCCCCTGCGCGCCGACGACGGCACGGAGCTGGGCCGGGCGCTCCGCACCCAGCAGGGCGTCAAACCGGTGTACGTCTCGGTCGGGCACCGGGTCTCGCTCGACAACGCCTGCGCGCACACCCTCCGCCTCGCCCCCCGCTACCGGCTCCCCGAGACCACCCGGCTGGCCGACCGCCGCTGCCGGGACGCCCTCACGGCGGCCCTGACCCGCCCGGCCGACCCCGGCTCCGCGGACCCGGTCCGGGGGGTTGTCTGA
- a CDS encoding 3-hydroxyacyl-CoA dehydrogenase NAD-binding domain-containing protein: MSQTTTTDTPIRWERDDSGVVTLVLDDPHRSANTLHQGFIEALAGVAERAEAERETIRGIVVTSAKKTFLAGGDLTELIRLTPADARRAFDGSMAVKHALRRIETLGVPVVAAINGSALGGGYELALACHHRIALDAPGSRVGLPEVTLGVLPGGGGITRTVRLLGITDALLKVLLQGTQYTPRRALENGLVHEVVATPGELMERARAFIDAHPGSRQPWDVPGHRIPGGTPASPRFAADLPAFPANLKKQTGGAPFPAPRDILAAAVEGAQVDFETAQVIEARYFTGLVTGQTAKNMIQALFFDLQTVNSGASRPPGTEPRPVRRVAVLGAGMMGAGIAYACARAGIDVVLKDVSAEAAAAGKAYSERLLAKALARGRTTQERRDALLARIVPTADPADLAGCDAVIEAVFEDTALKHRVLQEVQEVVAPDALLCSNTSTLPITLLAEGVERPADFVGLHFFSPVDKMPLVEIVKGERTGDPALARAFDLVRQLNKTPIVVNDSRGFFTSRVIGRFLNEGVAMVGEGVLPASVEQAAAQAGYPAKVLSLMDELTLTLARRIRNETRTAVEESGGTWTEHPADAVVDRMVDEFGRTGRSGGAGFYEYGEDGTRLGLWPGLTEHFGRRDTTVADGPQGSNGPDGPDGGVPFEDVRERMLFAEALDAVRCLEENVLTSVADANIGSIMGIGFPAWTGGVLQYINGYPGGPAGFAARARELAERYGERFAPPALLLEKAERGEGFGDGPLAV, encoded by the coding sequence ATGAGCCAGACCACCACGACCGACACCCCCATCCGCTGGGAACGGGACGACAGCGGAGTCGTCACCCTCGTCCTGGACGACCCCCACCGCAGCGCCAACACCCTCCACCAGGGCTTCATCGAGGCGCTGGCGGGCGTCGCCGAGCGGGCCGAGGCCGAGCGGGAGACCATCCGGGGCATCGTCGTCACCTCCGCCAAGAAGACCTTCCTCGCCGGGGGCGACCTCACCGAGCTGATCCGGCTCACCCCCGCCGACGCGCGGCGCGCCTTCGACGGCTCCATGGCGGTCAAGCACGCGCTGCGCCGGATCGAGACCCTGGGCGTGCCCGTCGTCGCCGCGATCAACGGCTCCGCGCTGGGCGGCGGATACGAGCTGGCCCTCGCCTGCCACCACCGGATCGCGCTGGACGCCCCCGGCTCCCGCGTCGGACTGCCCGAGGTCACCCTCGGAGTGCTGCCAGGCGGCGGCGGGATCACCCGGACGGTCCGGCTGCTCGGCATCACCGACGCCCTGCTGAAGGTGCTGCTCCAGGGCACCCAGTACACCCCGCGCCGGGCCCTGGAGAACGGCCTGGTGCACGAGGTGGTCGCGACCCCCGGGGAGCTGATGGAGCGGGCGCGCGCCTTCATCGACGCCCACCCCGGGTCCCGGCAGCCCTGGGACGTCCCGGGGCACCGGATTCCGGGCGGGACCCCCGCCAGCCCCCGGTTCGCCGCCGACCTGCCCGCGTTCCCCGCGAACCTGAAGAAGCAGACCGGCGGCGCGCCCTTCCCCGCGCCGCGCGACATCCTGGCCGCCGCCGTGGAGGGCGCGCAGGTCGACTTCGAGACCGCGCAGGTGATCGAGGCCCGCTACTTCACCGGACTGGTCACCGGACAGACCGCCAAGAACATGATCCAGGCGCTGTTCTTCGACCTCCAGACGGTCAACTCCGGCGCGAGCCGCCCCCCGGGCACCGAGCCCCGGCCCGTGCGCAGGGTCGCGGTGCTCGGTGCCGGGATGATGGGCGCGGGGATCGCCTACGCCTGCGCACGGGCCGGGATCGACGTCGTCCTCAAGGACGTCTCGGCCGAGGCGGCGGCGGCCGGGAAGGCGTACTCCGAGCGGCTGCTCGCCAAGGCGCTGGCCCGGGGGCGCACCACGCAGGAGAGGCGGGACGCCCTGCTGGCGCGGATCGTCCCCACCGCCGACCCGGCCGATCTCGCGGGCTGCGACGCCGTGATCGAGGCCGTCTTCGAGGACACCGCCCTCAAGCACCGGGTCCTCCAGGAGGTCCAGGAGGTCGTCGCGCCCGACGCCCTGCTCTGCTCCAACACCTCCACGCTGCCCATCACCCTGCTCGCCGAGGGCGTCGAGCGGCCCGCGGACTTCGTGGGGCTGCACTTCTTCTCGCCCGTCGACAAGATGCCGCTGGTCGAGATCGTCAAGGGGGAGCGCACCGGGGACCCCGCGCTGGCCCGCGCGTTCGACCTGGTGCGGCAGCTCAACAAGACCCCGATCGTGGTGAACGACTCACGCGGGTTCTTCACCTCGCGGGTCATCGGGCGGTTCCTCAACGAGGGCGTGGCCATGGTCGGCGAGGGCGTCCTGCCCGCCTCCGTCGAACAGGCCGCCGCCCAGGCCGGATACCCGGCGAAGGTGCTCTCCCTGATGGACGAGCTGACGCTGACGCTGGCCCGCCGCATCCGGAACGAGACCCGTACGGCGGTCGAGGAGTCCGGCGGGACCTGGACGGAGCACCCCGCGGACGCGGTCGTCGACCGGATGGTGGACGAGTTCGGCCGTACCGGACGCTCCGGCGGGGCCGGTTTCTACGAGTACGGCGAGGACGGCACCCGGCTGGGCCTCTGGCCGGGGCTGACGGAGCACTTCGGCCGCCGGGACACCACGGTGGCGGACGGTCCACAGGGCTCGAACGGCCCGGACGGTCCGGACGGGGGCGTTCCGTTCGAGGACGTGCGCGAGCGGATGCTGTTCGCGGAGGCGCTGGACGCCGTCCGCTGTCTGGAGGAGAACGTCCTGACCTCGGTCGCCGACGCCAATATCGGCTCGATCATGGGCATCGGCTTCCCCGCGTGGACCGGCGGGGTGCTCCAGTACATCAACGGGTACCCGGGAGGACCGGCCGGTTTCGCCGCCCGGGCCCGGGAGCTGGCCGAGCGGTACGGGGAGCGGTTCGCGCCGCCCGCCCTGCTGCTGGAGAAGGCGGAACGGGGGGAGGGCTTCGGCGACGGCCCCCTCGCGGTCTGA
- a CDS encoding ABC-F family ATP-binding cassette domain-containing protein, with the protein MATPSAHVLCGGLSFAWPDGTEVFDGFQLSVGPGRTGLIGLNGSGKSTLLKLMAGELAPTGGQVRAAGEVGLLPQNVVLDTALRVDEVLGIDRARAALHAIEAGDADEAHFAAVGDDWDIEERARATLDQLGLDTIGLDRAIGELSGGEGVLLRLAALLLARPDVLLLDEPTNNLDRHARQRLYEAVGSWSGVMVVVSHDRELLELVDQIADLRNGEVTWYGGNLSAYEEALAVEQEAAERMVRNAEADVQRQRRELVDTQVKLARRKRFGQKAQENKRVPKIVANNRKRSAQVSAGKLRVTHTERLDRARERLDDAVAAVRDDDEIRIELPYTTVHPGRGVLRLTGLTPRHFAGPPIDLEVRGPERIALVGRNGAGKTTLLRTLTGELDPVAGEAVAEVPLRFLPQRLDILDDGLSVVENVARHAPGASDNRVRARLARFLFKGARADQLAGTLSGGERFRAALAAQLLAEPAPQLLLLDEPTNNLDMASVRRLAQALEAYEGALIVAGHDMAFLESLGITRWLLLDGGLHDVGPAQAREGTPPAALPS; encoded by the coding sequence ATGGCTACCCCTTCCGCCCATGTCCTGTGCGGCGGACTCTCGTTCGCCTGGCCCGACGGCACGGAGGTCTTCGACGGCTTCCAGCTCTCCGTCGGCCCCGGCCGTACCGGGCTCATCGGCCTCAACGGCTCCGGCAAGTCCACCCTGCTGAAACTGATGGCCGGGGAGCTGGCCCCGACCGGGGGTCAGGTGCGCGCCGCGGGCGAGGTCGGCCTGCTGCCGCAGAACGTCGTCCTCGACACCGCGCTGCGGGTGGACGAGGTGCTGGGCATCGACCGCGCCCGCGCCGCCCTGCACGCCATCGAGGCGGGCGACGCCGACGAGGCGCACTTCGCCGCCGTCGGCGACGACTGGGACATCGAGGAGCGGGCCCGCGCCACCCTCGACCAGCTCGGCCTGGACACCATCGGCCTCGACCGCGCCATCGGTGAACTCTCCGGCGGCGAGGGCGTCCTGCTGCGGCTCGCCGCGCTGCTGCTGGCCCGGCCGGACGTCCTCCTCCTGGACGAGCCCACCAACAACCTCGACCGGCACGCCCGGCAGCGGCTGTACGAGGCGGTCGGCTCCTGGTCCGGGGTGATGGTCGTGGTCAGCCACGACCGTGAGCTGCTGGAGCTGGTCGACCAGATCGCCGACCTCCGCAACGGCGAGGTCACCTGGTACGGCGGGAACCTCTCCGCGTACGAGGAGGCCCTGGCCGTCGAGCAGGAGGCCGCCGAACGGATGGTGCGCAACGCCGAGGCCGATGTGCAGCGTCAGCGGCGCGAACTGGTGGACACCCAGGTCAAACTGGCCCGCCGCAAGCGCTTCGGCCAGAAGGCACAGGAGAACAAGCGCGTCCCCAAGATCGTCGCCAACAACCGCAAGCGGTCCGCCCAGGTGTCCGCGGGGAAGCTGCGGGTCACCCACACGGAACGCCTCGACCGGGCCAGGGAACGGCTCGACGACGCGGTCGCCGCCGTGCGGGACGACGACGAGATCAGGATCGAACTGCCCTACACCACCGTCCATCCAGGGCGGGGGGTGCTGCGGCTGACCGGTCTGACACCGCGCCACTTCGCCGGTCCGCCCATCGACCTGGAGGTGCGCGGTCCGGAGCGGATCGCCCTGGTGGGGCGGAACGGGGCGGGCAAGACGACGCTGCTGCGCACCCTCACCGGCGAGCTGGACCCGGTGGCGGGCGAGGCCGTCGCCGAGGTCCCGCTGCGCTTTCTGCCCCAGCGGCTCGACATCCTCGACGACGGGCTGAGCGTGGTCGAGAACGTGGCGCGGCACGCGCCCGGGGCGAGCGACAACCGCGTCCGGGCCCGGCTCGCGCGCTTCCTCTTCAAGGGGGCGCGGGCCGATCAGCTCGCGGGCACACTCTCCGGCGGGGAGCGCTTCCGGGCCGCGCTGGCGGCGCAGTTGCTGGCCGAGCCCGCCCCGCAACTGCTGTTGCTGGACGAGCCGACCAACAACCTGGACATGGCCAGCGTCCGCAGACTGGCCCAGGCGCTGGAGGCGTACGAGGGGGCGCTGATCGTGGCCGGTCACGACATGGCGTTCCTGGAGTCCCTCGGGATCACCCGCTGGCTGCTGCTGGACGGCGGCCTCCACGACGTGGGCCCGGCACAGGCCCGCGAGGGCACGCCGCCCGCCGCACTCCCGTCCTGA
- a CDS encoding acetyl-CoA C-acetyltransferase, whose protein sequence is MTTEAYVYEAIRTPRGRGKANGSLHGTKPIDLVVGLIHELTARHPGLDPAAIDDIVLGVVGPVGDQGSDIARIAAVAAGLPDTVAGVQENRFCASGLEAVNMAAMKVRSGWEELVLAGGVESMSRVPMASDGGAWFADPMTNHTVGFVPQGIGADLIATLEGLGRRDVDEYAALSQERAAAAWRDGRFARSVVPVRDRSGLTVLDHDEHLRPGTTADTLAALKPSFASIGDLGGFDAVALQKYHWVERIDHVHHAGNSSGIVDGAALVAIGSRRIGERYGLTPRARIVSAAVSGSEPTIMLTGPAPATRKALAKAGLTIDDIDLVEINEAFAAVVLRFARELGVPLDRINVNGGAIAMGHPLGATGAMILGTLVDELERQDKRYGLVTLCVGGGMGIATVVERL, encoded by the coding sequence GTGACCACCGAAGCCTATGTGTACGAGGCGATCCGCACCCCGCGCGGGCGCGGCAAGGCCAACGGCTCCCTGCACGGCACCAAGCCGATCGACCTCGTCGTCGGGCTGATCCACGAGCTGACCGCCCGGCACCCCGGGCTCGACCCGGCGGCCATCGACGACATCGTGCTCGGTGTCGTGGGCCCGGTGGGCGACCAGGGCTCCGACATCGCCCGGATCGCGGCCGTCGCCGCCGGGCTGCCCGACACCGTCGCCGGGGTGCAGGAGAACCGCTTCTGTGCCTCCGGTCTCGAAGCCGTCAACATGGCCGCGATGAAGGTCCGTTCCGGCTGGGAGGAGCTGGTGCTCGCGGGCGGGGTCGAGTCGATGTCCCGGGTGCCGATGGCGTCCGACGGCGGCGCCTGGTTCGCGGACCCCATGACCAACCACACCGTGGGCTTCGTCCCGCAGGGAATCGGCGCCGACCTCATCGCCACCCTGGAGGGCCTCGGCCGCCGCGACGTCGACGAGTACGCCGCCCTGTCGCAGGAGCGGGCCGCCGCGGCCTGGCGGGACGGCCGGTTCGCGCGCTCCGTCGTCCCCGTCCGCGACCGCAGCGGGCTGACGGTCCTCGACCACGACGAGCATCTGCGCCCGGGGACCACCGCCGACACGCTCGCCGCGCTCAAGCCCTCCTTCGCCTCCATCGGCGACCTGGGCGGCTTTGACGCGGTGGCGCTCCAGAAGTACCACTGGGTGGAGCGGATCGACCATGTGCACCACGCGGGCAACTCCTCCGGCATCGTCGACGGCGCCGCCCTCGTCGCCATCGGCTCACGGCGGATCGGCGAGCGGTACGGGCTGACGCCGCGCGCCCGGATCGTCTCCGCCGCTGTCTCCGGCTCCGAGCCGACGATCATGCTCACGGGTCCCGCGCCCGCGACCCGCAAGGCGCTCGCCAAGGCGGGGCTGACCATCGACGACATCGACCTGGTGGAGATCAACGAGGCGTTCGCGGCGGTGGTGCTGCGCTTCGCCCGGGAGCTGGGCGTCCCCCTGGACCGGATCAACGTCAACGGCGGGGCGATCGCGATGGGGCATCCGCTGGGGGCCACCGGCGCGATGATCCTCGGCACCCTCGTCGACGAGTTGGAGCGGCAGGACAAGCGGTACGGCCTCGTCACGCTCTGCGTCGGCGGCGGCATGGGCATCGCGACCGTGGTCGAGCGTCTGTAG
- a CDS encoding SsgA family sporulation/cell division regulator, which yields MPTVIEQSVEARLVAPAPRMETVPATLRYDREDPFAVCMDFPAPATLEGTEITWAFGRELLAAGIDEPAGTGDVRVRPYGYDRTVLEFHASEGVAVVHVRTCELRRFLQRAQGLVPSGEEHLHLDLDRDLTDLLRDVR from the coding sequence GTGCCCACCGTCATCGAACAGTCCGTGGAGGCCCGGCTCGTCGCCCCCGCGCCCCGGATGGAGACCGTCCCGGCGACGCTCCGTTACGACCGCGAGGACCCCTTCGCCGTCTGCATGGACTTCCCCGCCCCCGCGACGCTGGAGGGGACCGAGATCACCTGGGCCTTCGGCCGGGAGCTGCTCGCCGCCGGGATCGACGAGCCCGCCGGGACCGGCGACGTCCGGGTGCGGCCGTACGGATACGACCGCACGGTGCTGGAGTTCCACGCGAGCGAAGGGGTGGCCGTGGTCCATGTCCGCACCTGTGAGCTGCGGCGTTTCCTTCAGCGTGCCCAGGGGCTCGTCCCCTCGGGCGAGGAGCATCTGCACCTCGATCTCGACCGGGACCTGACCGACCTGCTGCGCGACGTCCGCTGA
- a CDS encoding CaiB/BaiF CoA transferase family protein — protein sequence MTAAAAGSNGPLTGVRVVELAGIGPGPFAAMLLADLGADVVRVDRPGGAGFAIDPAFDLTNRNKRSVLIDLKAEDGPGQVLELVERADILIEGYRPGVAERLGVGPEAALARNPRLVYGRITGWGQEGPLADRAGHDIGYIAVTGTLGMIGRPDEAPTVPVNLVGDYAGGSLYLVTGVLAALHHVRSGGGAGQVVDAAIVDGAAHLATMIHGMRAAGGWRDRRGSNLLDGGSPFYGCYETSDGGHMAVGALEQRFYDEFVRVLGIAGTVPARQEIERWDELRTAVADAFRTRTRAEWTALFEGTDACVAPVLSMAEAPRHPHLAARGTFVDPGGISQPAPAPRFSGTPCAVRTPPALPGADAAAVARDWGLPAPAAGPAPDAPPVAAPRSAKGR from the coding sequence ATGACGGCGGCAGCAGCGGGATCGAACGGCCCGCTCACCGGGGTGCGGGTGGTCGAGCTGGCGGGCATAGGACCGGGCCCGTTCGCCGCCATGCTCCTCGCCGACCTCGGCGCCGACGTGGTCCGGGTGGACCGCCCCGGCGGCGCCGGCTTCGCCATCGACCCCGCGTTCGACCTCACGAACCGCAACAAACGCTCGGTGCTGATCGATCTGAAGGCCGAGGACGGCCCCGGTCAGGTGCTGGAGCTGGTCGAGCGCGCCGACATCCTGATCGAGGGCTACCGCCCCGGCGTCGCCGAACGGCTCGGCGTGGGCCCCGAGGCCGCTCTCGCGCGCAACCCCCGTCTGGTGTACGGCAGGATCACCGGCTGGGGCCAGGAGGGCCCGCTCGCCGACCGGGCGGGGCACGACATCGGGTACATCGCCGTCACCGGCACCCTCGGGATGATCGGCCGCCCCGACGAGGCGCCCACCGTCCCCGTCAACCTCGTCGGGGACTACGCGGGCGGCTCGCTCTACCTGGTCACCGGGGTGCTCGCGGCCCTGCACCACGTCCGCTCCGGCGGCGGCGCGGGGCAGGTCGTCGACGCGGCCATCGTCGACGGCGCGGCCCATCTGGCCACGATGATCCACGGCATGCGGGCCGCCGGTGGCTGGCGGGACCGGCGCGGCTCCAATCTGCTCGACGGCGGCAGCCCCTTCTACGGCTGCTACGAGACCTCCGACGGCGGCCATATGGCGGTCGGGGCGCTGGAGCAGCGGTTCTACGACGAGTTCGTCCGGGTCCTCGGCATCGCCGGAACCGTCCCCGCCCGCCAGGAGATCGAGCGCTGGGACGAGCTGCGCACCGCCGTCGCCGACGCGTTCCGCACCCGTACCCGCGCGGAGTGGACCGCCCTGTTCGAGGGCACGGACGCGTGTGTCGCCCCCGTCCTGTCGATGGCGGAGGCGCCCCGCCATCCGCATCTCGCCGCCCGGGGCACCTTCGTCGACCCCGGCGGGATCAGCCAGCCCGCCCCCGCGCCCCGGTTCTCCGGCACCCCGTGCGCCGTGCGCACACCCCCCGCGCTCCCGGGGGCCGACGCCGCCGCCGTGGCCCGGGACTGGGGGCTCCCGGCCCCTGCCGCGGGCCCCGCGCCCGATGCCCCACCCGTCGCCGCTCCCCGTTCCGCGAAAGGCCGCTGA
- a CDS encoding saccharopine dehydrogenase family protein produces the protein MSSQDGSGRGERPYDIVLFGATGFVGVLTARYLARSAPDGCRWALAGRSRAKLERLREELTADHPSCADLPLIEARADDPQALRGLAESARVVATTVGPYLWYGEPLVAACAGAGTDYLDLTGENEFVDLMYVHHEARARETGARLVHACGFDSVPGDLGVYFTVRQLPEGVPLRVDGFVRGNGTFSGGTFASALNAMSRGRQSLRAARQRRLHEPRVVGRRAHSPLGGPRYSAENHAWALPLPLLDRQIVTRSARALPRYGPDFRYRHYAAVKTLPMAVGGVIAVCALVGLAQVPAARRWLQRRLGPGEGPDAGRRAKSWFSVRFVGEGGGRTVYTEVSGGDPGYDETAKIFAEAALCLAFDELPPSSGQVTPAAAMGDALLDRLQKAGIRFRLAAQR, from the coding sequence GTGAGCAGTCAGGACGGGAGCGGTCGCGGTGAGCGCCCCTATGACATCGTGCTCTTCGGGGCGACGGGGTTCGTGGGTGTGCTGACCGCGCGGTACTTGGCCCGGAGCGCGCCGGACGGCTGCCGCTGGGCCCTCGCGGGCCGCAGCCGCGCCAAGCTGGAACGGCTGCGGGAGGAGCTGACCGCCGATCATCCGTCCTGTGCGGACCTCCCGTTGATCGAGGCACGCGCGGACGACCCGCAGGCGCTGCGCGGGCTCGCCGAGTCCGCCCGGGTGGTGGCGACGACGGTGGGCCCCTATCTCTGGTACGGGGAGCCGCTGGTCGCCGCGTGCGCCGGGGCGGGGACCGACTATCTCGACCTGACCGGTGAGAACGAGTTCGTGGATCTGATGTACGTCCACCACGAGGCGCGGGCCCGCGAGACCGGCGCCCGGCTGGTGCACGCGTGCGGCTTCGACTCGGTCCCCGGCGATCTGGGGGTGTACTTCACGGTGCGGCAGCTCCCGGAGGGCGTGCCGCTGAGGGTGGACGGGTTCGTGCGCGGCAACGGGACCTTCTCGGGCGGGACGTTCGCGTCCGCCCTCAACGCGATGAGCCGGGGCAGGCAGTCGCTCCGGGCCGCGCGTCAGCGGCGGCTGCACGAGCCCCGGGTGGTCGGCCGCCGGGCGCACTCCCCGCTCGGCGGACCGCGCTACAGCGCCGAGAACCACGCGTGGGCGCTGCCGCTGCCGCTGCTGGACAGGCAGATCGTCACCCGCTCGGCACGGGCGCTGCCCCGGTACGGCCCCGACTTCCGCTACCGCCACTACGCGGCGGTCAAGACCCTGCCCATGGCGGTGGGCGGGGTGATCGCCGTCTGCGCGCTGGTGGGCCTGGCCCAGGTGCCCGCCGCCCGGCGCTGGCTCCAGCGCCGGCTGGGACCGGGCGAGGGGCCCGACGCGGGGCGCCGGGCGAAGAGCTGGTTCTCGGTGCGGTTCGTCGGCGAGGGCGGCGGCCGGACGGTGTACACGGAGGTGAGCGGCGGCGACCCCGGCTACGACGAGACCGCGAAGATCTTCGCCGAGGCGGCGCTCTGTCTGGCCTTCGACGAACTCCCGCCCTCCTCGGGGCAGGTCACCCCGGCGGCGGCGATGGGGGACGCGCTGCTGGACCGGCTCCAGAAGGCGGGAATCCGCTTCCGCCTCGCGGCACAGCGCTGA
- a CDS encoding WD40/YVTN/BNR-like repeat-containing protein has protein sequence MTDKGTTGSGTTGTVRPAGRSRAGRSRAGRSRAGIRAAGACALALAAVLTTPAGAAPPAPAPARGGGDGAGSVWSLKETGTDVRLRGLAAVGHRTAWAAGSRGTVLRTTDGGRSWRNVAPPGAAGLELRDVEAFDDRTAVVLAIGEGEASRIFRTADGGATWTESFRNTDPRAFYDCVAFFDRRHGLAMSDPVDGKYRILSTRDGGRTWRTLPGDGMPPAQPGEAGFAASGQCLVTAGSRDVWLATGGGAVARVLHSADRGVTWTAAATPIPGGDPARGVFALAFRDRGRGLAVGGDYRPGLPSPRAAAVTRDAGRTWEPSAAPPPAYRSGVAWLPRFRSAALAVGPTGTDLTLDAGRTWRTVDTGSFDTVDCVPTACWASGEKGRVARLEPPAR, from the coding sequence ATGACGGACAAGGGAACGACGGGATCGGGAACGACGGGCACGGTCCGCCCGGCGGGGCGGAGCCGGGCGGGGCGGAGCCGGGCGGGGCGGAGCCGGGCGGGGATCCGCGCGGCCGGGGCGTGCGCGCTGGCGCTGGCCGCCGTGCTCACCACTCCGGCCGGGGCGGCGCCGCCCGCCCCGGCACCGGCCCGGGGCGGGGGCGACGGCGCCGGGAGCGTGTGGAGCCTCAAGGAGACCGGCACGGACGTCAGACTGCGGGGCCTCGCCGCCGTCGGGCACCGGACCGCCTGGGCGGCGGGCTCCCGGGGGACCGTGCTGCGCACCACCGACGGCGGCCGGAGCTGGCGGAACGTCGCGCCGCCCGGGGCGGCGGGGCTCGAACTCCGCGATGTCGAGGCGTTCGACGACCGCACCGCCGTGGTGCTCGCCATCGGCGAGGGCGAGGCGTCCCGGATCTTCCGCACCGCCGACGGCGGGGCCACCTGGACCGAGTCCTTCCGCAACACCGACCCCCGGGCCTTCTACGACTGCGTCGCCTTCTTCGACCGCCGCCACGGGCTGGCCATGAGCGACCCCGTGGACGGGAAGTACCGGATTCTCTCCACCCGCGACGGCGGCCGGACCTGGCGGACGCTGCCCGGTGACGGGATGCCGCCCGCGCAGCCGGGGGAGGCGGGGTTCGCGGCGAGCGGGCAGTGCCTCGTCACCGCCGGGTCCCGCGATGTGTGGCTGGCGACCGGCGGGGGAGCGGTGGCGCGCGTCCTGCACTCCGCCGACCGGGGCGTCACCTGGACGGCCGCCGCCACGCCCATACCCGGCGGGGACCCGGCGCGCGGGGTGTTCGCGCTCGCCTTCCGCGACCGGGGGCGGGGCCTCGCCGTCGGCGGCGACTACCGGCCCGGCCTGCCCTCGCCGCGGGCGGCGGCCGTCACCCGGGACGCGGGCCGCACCTGGGAGCCGTCGGCGGCTCCGCCGCCCGCCTACCGTTCGGGTGTGGCCTGGCTCCCGCGCTTCCGCTCGGCGGCCCTCGCGGTCGGCCCCACCGGCACCGATCTCACCCTCGACGCGGGCCGCACCTGGCGCACCGTCGACACCGGCTCCTTCGACACCGTCGACTGCGTCCCCACCGCCTGCTGGGCCTCGGGCGAGAAGGGCCGCGTCGCCCGTCTGGAACCGCCCGCCCGCTGA